CGATGGTGGACAGCGCCTTGTCCGAGAGCGCGAGGCCCTCGTCGGGGTGGGCGGTGTAGGACGCGACCATGCGCGCGGTGTCGAAGGAGAGGACGTCGGCGCCGGTCATCTCGTTGTCGCGGACGATGTAGTCGAGGCGGTCGACGTCGATGGGGGAGTGGAGAATCTGGGCGGCGACGCCGTGTTGCCAGCGCCCGCCGCGTTCGTACGCGAGGCTGTACCCGAGGATGTGCGCGCAGACCTCGTGTGGGTCGACGTCCACGTCGCGGAGGGCGTCCGCGAACTCCCGGCAGACGAGCAGGCAACCGAGGAGTTCGTGCGCGCTGGCTTCCCGGATGGGGGCGTCGCCGACGCCGGCGTCCTCGAAGGTGGCCTGGAGGCCGTGGTCGGCGAGGCGGGCGCGAATCTCGTCGGTGTCGAGGAAGCGCTCGCCGAGGTGGGAGAATGGCGGGTGACCGACGTCGTGGAGGAGCGCCGCGCACTCGAGCGTGCGCTGGATGTCGTCGAGTTCGGCGGTGGTGGCGTCCCGGTAGAAGTACTGCTGTTCGCGGAGGTTCTCGAAGACGGTCTTCGCGAGGTGATAGACGCCCAGCGAGTGCTCGAAGCGCGTGTGGTTCGCGCCGGGGTAGACGAGGTTCGTCGCCGACAGTTGGCGGACGTGGCGGAGTCGCTGGAACGGTTTGGTGTCGAGGATGCCGTCGACGAGCGCTCGGTCGAGGTCGACGTAGCCGTGGACGGGGTCTTTGAGTTGCGTACTGGGCATGGCTGGGTGGCCGTCCGGAGTGGACGCGCCGGAAGTGTCGATGACAGGGCGTGGAGAGCCGTCGGTCTTACGGTCGGCAGCGGCAAGTCCCAGCGTCGTCCGAGAGCGTCCCCGGTTCGTGCTGAGCAGGCGAGTCCAGTATCCGCAAACCGCGCTTTCGATTTCAGAAACTCATAAGTGCCGTAGTCGCCAAACAAATAATTAGACGAATCTAATCTAGGTTGTCTCCCACTATGGTACTCGACACGCACGACGAGACGACGAGACGGCAGGTA
The nucleotide sequence above comes from Halobacterium litoreum. Encoded proteins:
- a CDS encoding HD domain-containing protein, translated to MPSTQLKDPVHGYVDLDRALVDGILDTKPFQRLRHVRQLSATNLVYPGANHTRFEHSLGVYHLAKTVFENLREQQYFYRDATTAELDDIQRTLECAALLHDVGHPPFSHLGERFLDTDEIRARLADHGLQATFEDAGVGDAPIREASAHELLGCLLVCREFADALRDVDVDPHEVCAHILGYSLAYERGGRWQHGVAAQILHSPIDVDRLDYIVRDNEMTGADVLSFDTARMVASYTAHPDEGLALSDKALSTIGNYLEGRIAVYMWVTQHHKSVYAHALLRDLLDELAAVADRPPVTVDNVVSEGVDDNTIMERLRVAARDNPDSALATHYDRFRGRQFPETCWKHRIAYADRVDAPIDAFGDWLTENRDRLERELAGELGVPTREIWIEQSYVPEYEPQALEDIPIAYGGTTRSVGDWGLYGDRAFDSPIPFVFVPHGVEKRATKTLTAWFHDENA